The proteins below come from a single Psychrobacter sp. PL19 genomic window:
- a CDS encoding AMP-binding protein produces MTQPSYFDTILSTIPHVNMGARSANAPLSQSYDKGPDVPLIEATIGDFFDAIVDKYPERAALVSRHQNIRWTYQELQQQVNQLASVIIEMGLEIGDRIGIWSHNNAEWLVLQLATAKVGVILVNLNPAYRTFELQYALNKLGCSALVLMRHFKTSDYAQMIGELCPEIYHKSYQQLDLVEMPTVERIIWIDQPGSDEDFNFMQKFSAWIAEGDANDPRIAERQAQLKNTDAISVQFTSGTTGTPKGATLSHRNILNNGYFLGESMNLTEKDRLCIPLPLYHCFGMVGGNLAILTHGGCAVYPNDGFDPLTVLQTVEEERCTGLLGVPTMFIAELDHPEFESFDLSSLRTGIMGGSSCPIEVMRRVIDKMHMSGVTIAYGMTETSPASCQTNEHTPLEKRVSTVGLVLPAIEVKIIDTETGDTVAIGGTGELLTRGYSVMKGYWGSRFKTHEAIQDGWMHTGDLATMDADGYINVVGRSKDMIIRGGENIYPVEIENYLYRHPKIRDVQVVGIPDERYGEVLAAWIIAKKPDSLTEDEVRQFCLEHIAHYKVPTYYRFVSEYPMTITGKIQKFKIIELMKAELGLESI; encoded by the coding sequence ATGACTCAACCCTCTTATTTTGACACTATTCTTAGTACTATTCCTCACGTTAATATGGGTGCACGTTCTGCCAATGCGCCACTCAGCCAAAGCTATGACAAAGGCCCTGATGTGCCGCTTATTGAAGCGACTATCGGCGACTTTTTTGATGCTATCGTAGATAAATATCCTGAGCGCGCAGCACTGGTGTCACGGCATCAAAATATCCGCTGGACTTATCAAGAGCTGCAACAACAGGTTAATCAGTTGGCCAGTGTTATTATCGAGATGGGACTTGAGATTGGCGATCGCATTGGTATTTGGTCGCACAACAATGCTGAATGGCTTGTGCTGCAGTTGGCAACTGCAAAAGTTGGGGTCATTTTAGTCAACCTTAATCCTGCTTATCGCACTTTTGAGCTGCAGTATGCGTTGAATAAATTAGGCTGCTCAGCACTGGTGTTAATGCGTCATTTTAAAACCAGCGATTACGCACAAATGATCGGTGAGTTGTGCCCTGAGATTTATCATAAGAGCTATCAGCAGCTCGACTTAGTCGAAATGCCTACTGTCGAACGCATCATTTGGATTGATCAGCCTGGTAGTGATGAAGACTTTAATTTTATGCAAAAATTTTCGGCGTGGATAGCAGAGGGCGATGCTAATGATCCGCGCATTGCCGAGCGGCAAGCACAGCTGAAAAATACGGATGCTATTAGTGTGCAGTTTACCAGCGGTACCACGGGTACGCCAAAGGGCGCGACCTTAAGTCATCGTAATATTCTAAACAATGGCTACTTCCTCGGCGAGTCGATGAACTTAACTGAGAAAGACAGACTATGTATCCCTTTGCCGCTTTATCACTGCTTCGGAATGGTTGGTGGTAATTTAGCCATCTTGACCCACGGTGGCTGCGCGGTCTATCCCAATGATGGCTTTGATCCCTTGACCGTATTACAAACGGTAGAAGAGGAAAGGTGTACTGGCTTACTTGGCGTACCGACCATGTTTATCGCTGAGCTTGATCATCCAGAGTTTGAGAGTTTTGATTTGTCCAGTTTGCGAACGGGCATTATGGGCGGTTCTAGTTGTCCGATTGAGGTGATGCGCCGGGTCATCGATAAAATGCATATGAGCGGAGTCACCATTGCTTATGGCATGACGGAAACCAGTCCGGCCTCTTGTCAGACTAATGAGCATACCCCACTTGAAAAAAGAGTGTCCACGGTAGGGTTGGTTTTGCCAGCGATTGAAGTCAAAATTATCGATACCGAAACCGGTGATACTGTAGCGATTGGAGGGACTGGCGAGCTATTGACCCGCGGCTATTCAGTGATGAAAGGTTATTGGGGCAGTCGTTTTAAGACCCATGAAGCCATTCAAGACGGCTGGATGCATACCGGCGATTTGGCCACTATGGATGCAGACGGTTATATCAACGTGGTTGGCCGTAGTAAAGATATGATTATCCGTGGTGGCGAAAACATTTATCCGGTCGAGATCGAAAACTATTTATACCGTCATCCTAAAATCCGCGACGTACAAGTGGTTGGCATACCCGATGAGCGTTATGGTGAGGTATTAGCCGCCTGGATAATTGCCAAAAAGCCGGATAGTTTAACTGAAGACGAGGTACGGCAGTTCTGTCTTGAGCATATTGCCCATTATAAAGTACCGACCTACTATCGTTTTGTCAGCGAATACCCAATGACTATCACTGGCAAAATTCAAAAATTCAAAATCATAGAGCTAATGAAAGCAGAATTGGGATTAGAGTCGATCTAA
- a CDS encoding carboxyl transferase domain-containing protein produces the protein MSAIITSKLSPNAAEFQQNSAAMQVIVDDLYEHLHKIAQGGSERSRARHLARGKLLPRERVERLLDVGTPFLEIAPMAAYDMYDEDIPAAGVIAGIGRVNGTECLIICNDATVKGGTYFPMTVKKHLRAQEIAQENNLPCIYLVDSGGANLPNQDEVFPDKEHFGRIFFNQANLSAAGVPQIAVVMGSCTAGGAYVPAMSDESIIVKDQGTIFLGGPPLVKAATGEEVTAEDLGGSDVHTRLSGVVDHLAQNDTHALSLARNIVSHFNRPAKHIPNQITPRPPRYDAKELYGIIPNDTRQPFDIREIIARIVDDSAFDEFKARFGTTLVCGFAHIEGMPVGIIANNGILFSESAQKGTHFIELCCKRKIPLVFLQNITGFMVGRKYENEGIARHGAKMVMAVANAKVPKFTVIVGGSFGAGNYGMCGRAYSPRFLWMWPNARISVMGGEQAASVLATVKRDNFDRKGEAWSKDDEEAFKTPIREMYEEQGHPYYATARLWDDGVIDPADTRKVLALGLSAAHNAPIEETTFGVFRM, from the coding sequence ATGAGCGCCATCATAACCAGTAAATTGAGTCCAAACGCCGCTGAATTTCAGCAAAATAGCGCCGCTATGCAAGTGATAGTAGATGATCTATATGAGCATTTACACAAAATTGCACAAGGTGGCTCAGAGCGCTCGCGTGCTAGGCATTTGGCACGTGGCAAACTGCTACCACGTGAGCGTGTTGAACGCCTGCTCGATGTTGGGACCCCCTTCTTAGAGATAGCCCCGATGGCGGCATACGATATGTATGATGAAGATATCCCAGCTGCTGGTGTGATTGCTGGTATCGGTCGTGTTAATGGCACTGAATGTTTGATTATCTGTAATGACGCTACTGTAAAAGGCGGCACTTATTTTCCAATGACTGTTAAAAAGCATCTGCGGGCGCAAGAAATCGCACAAGAGAACAATCTGCCTTGTATCTATCTAGTGGATTCAGGGGGCGCAAATTTGCCCAATCAAGACGAAGTGTTTCCTGATAAAGAGCACTTTGGCCGTATTTTCTTCAATCAAGCCAATCTTAGTGCGGCGGGTGTTCCACAAATTGCGGTAGTGATGGGCAGCTGTACCGCTGGCGGCGCTTATGTCCCAGCGATGAGCGATGAGTCTATTATTGTCAAAGATCAAGGGACTATCTTCCTAGGTGGCCCGCCGTTGGTAAAAGCGGCTACTGGTGAAGAAGTGACCGCCGAAGACTTAGGCGGCAGTGATGTGCATACGCGTCTATCAGGAGTGGTGGATCATCTGGCGCAAAACGATACCCATGCGTTGTCGCTGGCACGTAATATTGTCAGTCATTTTAACCGACCAGCCAAGCACATTCCCAATCAAATTACCCCGCGGCCGCCGCGTTATGATGCCAAAGAGCTGTACGGCATTATTCCCAATGATACCCGCCAGCCGTTCGATATTAGAGAGATCATCGCGCGGATTGTCGATGACAGTGCGTTTGATGAATTTAAGGCGCGCTTTGGTACTACCTTAGTCTGCGGTTTTGCCCATATTGAAGGCATGCCAGTCGGTATTATTGCCAATAACGGTATTTTATTTAGTGAGTCGGCGCAAAAAGGTACGCACTTTATTGAGCTGTGCTGTAAGCGCAAAATTCCATTAGTATTTTTGCAAAATATTACCGGATTTATGGTCGGACGTAAGTACGAAAACGAAGGTATTGCTCGTCATGGTGCCAAGATGGTGATGGCCGTTGCCAATGCTAAAGTACCTAAATTTACCGTTATCGTCGGTGGCTCATTTGGTGCGGGTAATTATGGTATGTGTGGCCGTGCGTATAGTCCGCGCTTCTTATGGATGTGGCCGAACGCGCGCATATCAGTCATGGGCGGCGAGCAAGCGGCATCGGTACTTGCGACTGTCAAGCGTGATAATTTTGATCGTAAAGGTGAAGCCTGGAGTAAGGATGATGAAGAAGCCTTTAAAACGCCTATTCGCGAGATGTATGAAGAGCAGGGCCATCCGTATTATGCGACTGCCCGCTTATGGGATGACGGCGTGATTGACCCTGCTGATACCCGCAAGGTGTTGGCACTAGGACTTAGCGCGGCTCATAACGCTCCGATTGAAGAGACCACATTCGGTGTTTTTAGAATGTAA
- a CDS encoding enoyl-CoA hydratase/isomerase family protein: protein MVKNTNNYKSLLVTIEQHVATVTLNCPEKRNAFNDEMISELTVAFEQLGANDNVRVIVLAAAGKAFCAGADLNWMRAMADYSYEENLADADKLAQMLKTIYECPKPTIAAIQGDVYAGGMGLVAACDVAFAVKIANFCLSEVRLGLAPATISPYVIRAMGARAAQRYFLSAEVFDAKKARQLGFIHERVSEESLNDVVATFCAKVVKNSPDAMETCKTLLHDVAGQPITEKLIKHTVKGIADIRASEQGKEGVQAFLQKRRPAWQTED, encoded by the coding sequence ATGGTAAAAAATACTAATAATTATAAAAGCCTACTGGTCACTATTGAGCAACACGTCGCCACCGTCACTTTAAACTGTCCTGAAAAGCGTAATGCTTTCAACGATGAGATGATAAGTGAGCTGACCGTAGCGTTTGAACAGTTAGGGGCAAATGATAACGTGCGCGTCATTGTTCTAGCGGCAGCTGGCAAGGCCTTTTGTGCTGGTGCGGATCTCAACTGGATGCGCGCCATGGCGGATTACAGCTATGAGGAAAATTTAGCGGATGCTGATAAGTTAGCGCAAATGCTTAAGACCATTTATGAGTGCCCAAAGCCGACTATTGCTGCTATTCAAGGGGATGTTTATGCGGGTGGCATGGGCTTAGTAGCCGCCTGTGATGTCGCATTTGCCGTTAAGATTGCTAATTTTTGTTTAAGTGAAGTTCGGTTAGGTCTTGCACCAGCAACTATCAGCCCTTATGTCATTCGCGCAATGGGTGCCCGAGCAGCGCAGCGTTATTTCTTAAGTGCGGAAGTTTTTGATGCCAAAAAAGCGCGCCAGCTCGGCTTTATTCATGAGCGCGTTAGCGAAGAGTCACTTAATGATGTGGTAGCAACTTTCTGTGCCAAAGTCGTCAAAAACAGCCCTGATGCGATGGAAACCTGCAAGACTCTACTTCATGATGTGGCCGGACAACCCATAACCGAGAAGCTTATAAAGCATACGGTCAAAGGTATTGCTGATATTCGTGCCTCAGAACAGGGGAAGGAAGGCGTGCAAGCCTTTTTACAAAAACGTCGCCCCGCATGGCAGACAGAAGACTAG
- a CDS encoding hydroxymethylglutaryl-CoA lyase, translated as MKHSYPDQVLIVDVSPRDGLQNESKTVPTAIKQALIEDLIAAGIKKLEATSFVSPKWVPQMGDNSALLEALEPTRHDDVCYSVLVPNMRGFENAIVHRPDEIVIFGSASETFSQKNINCSIDDSIARFAPVAAAAKAQGIKVRGVISCTVGCPYEGDIDPSQVAYVTKRLVEIGAEQIGIADTIGVGTPLKVQRALQAALEYVDIAAISGHFHDTYGQALSNTLAALQMGVREFDTSVAGLGGCPYAKGATGNVATEDVVYMLHGMGIRTGIDLEKLVSAGERISAFLERPNGSNVARALINQR; from the coding sequence ATGAAACACTCGTATCCCGACCAGGTACTGATCGTTGACGTCAGTCCGCGTGATGGCTTGCAAAATGAGTCCAAAACCGTACCAACTGCCATCAAGCAAGCACTGATTGAAGACCTGATTGCCGCTGGGATTAAAAAGCTTGAAGCGACTAGCTTTGTCTCGCCTAAATGGGTACCGCAAATGGGTGATAACAGTGCACTGTTGGAAGCGCTTGAGCCCACACGTCATGATGACGTTTGTTATTCCGTATTAGTGCCCAATATGCGTGGCTTTGAAAATGCTATCGTGCATCGTCCTGATGAAATTGTCATATTTGGCTCAGCCAGTGAAACCTTTAGTCAAAAGAATATTAACTGTAGCATCGATGACAGTATTGCACGCTTTGCCCCAGTCGCTGCTGCTGCTAAAGCCCAAGGTATCAAGGTTCGCGGAGTTATTTCGTGTACGGTCGGCTGTCCTTATGAAGGTGATATTGACCCCAGTCAAGTAGCGTATGTGACCAAGCGTCTGGTCGAGATTGGTGCCGAGCAAATTGGCATTGCCGATACTATAGGTGTTGGTACACCCCTCAAAGTTCAGCGTGCTTTACAAGCAGCGCTTGAATATGTTGATATAGCAGCGATATCGGGGCACTTTCATGACACTTATGGTCAGGCATTGAGTAATACCTTAGCGGCATTGCAGATGGGTGTGCGCGAGTTTGATACATCCGTTGCTGGGCTTGGTGGTTGTCCATATGCCAAAGGGGCAACCGGTAATGTGGCGACTGAAGATGTGGTTTATATGCTGCACGGTATGGGTATCCGTACCGGTATTGATCTGGAAAAGTTGGTCAGTGCTGGCGAGCGTATCAGTGCATTTTTAGAGCGTCCCAATGGCTCCAACGTTGCGCGTGCATTGATTAACCAGCGTTAG
- a CDS encoding acetyl/propionyl/methylcrotonyl-CoA carboxylase subunit alpha, with product MFSKILIANRGEIACRVAATAKRMGVNTVAVYSDADRHAKHVAVCDEAVYLGGSAPKDSYLKGDAIIAIAKETGAQAIHPGYGFLSENAEFAQACHDAGLVFIGPSAAAIRAMGGKSESKRLMETAGVPLIPGYHGDNQDGEFLRAQADEIGYPVLIKASAGGGGKGMRIVEQSADFIGLLESCRREAITSFGNDQVLVEKYALKPRHIEIQVFGDSHGNYVHLFERDCSVQRRHQKVLEEAPAPGVDISMREEMGAAAIEAARAVSYVGAGTVEFIVEQRETSMNFYFMEMNTRLQVEHPVTEAITGLDLVEWQLLVAAGESLPKTQDQLVINGHAIEARICAENPDNDFLPATGTLFTYQKPEHSTFNIADIRLDDGVREGDVISPFYDSMIAKLIVHAPTREQALAKLDRALAQTRIVGLPNNVAFLRYIINTDSFSNANLDTALIERERADLFDQQPLELSTLISTAIVQQLATESADTDANSFDPFGQTSGFRAYTDYTRQFSLVYDEQPYLAHISDWYNGATCSDSGLDKSNDKASRFDMVIEHDTTNNDGKDTDQVNDKNNTASPTHNLYKGHVSYTSSDAHNHVLWLDGTRISAQSWLHNETVYVFTDAGRDQITLIDIMAHVGEDNAAVGSLKSPMPGQVIAFKVAVGDTVKQGEPLAVIEAMKIEHTIIAPTDGVVAELLFKAGDLVADGDELLRIDATEEG from the coding sequence ATGTTTTCTAAAATTTTGATTGCCAACCGTGGCGAGATTGCCTGCCGAGTGGCAGCGACTGCAAAGCGTATGGGTGTTAATACCGTCGCTGTCTATTCCGATGCTGACCGTCATGCCAAGCATGTGGCTGTCTGTGATGAAGCCGTCTATTTGGGTGGTTCTGCCCCAAAAGACAGTTACCTTAAAGGTGATGCTATTATTGCGATCGCTAAAGAAACCGGCGCGCAAGCCATTCATCCTGGTTATGGATTCCTGAGTGAAAATGCTGAATTTGCTCAAGCTTGTCATGATGCCGGCTTAGTATTTATCGGTCCATCGGCTGCTGCTATCCGTGCCATGGGCGGTAAGTCTGAATCTAAACGCTTGATGGAAACAGCTGGCGTACCACTAATTCCTGGCTATCATGGCGACAATCAAGATGGCGAATTCTTAAGGGCGCAAGCTGATGAAATCGGCTATCCAGTATTAATCAAAGCCAGTGCTGGTGGCGGTGGTAAAGGCATGCGTATTGTCGAGCAAAGCGCTGACTTTATCGGCCTATTAGAGTCTTGCCGCCGTGAAGCGATAACCAGCTTCGGTAATGATCAAGTATTGGTCGAAAAGTATGCCCTCAAACCGCGTCATATCGAAATCCAAGTATTTGGCGATAGCCACGGAAATTATGTGCATTTATTTGAGCGAGATTGCTCGGTACAGCGCCGTCATCAAAAAGTTCTTGAAGAGGCGCCAGCGCCTGGTGTCGATATCAGCATGCGCGAGGAAATGGGCGCAGCGGCTATCGAGGCTGCGCGGGCAGTGAGTTATGTTGGCGCAGGAACCGTCGAGTTTATCGTTGAGCAGCGTGAGACTTCCATGAATTTTTACTTCATGGAGATGAATACGCGTTTGCAAGTCGAGCATCCGGTTACCGAAGCAATTACTGGTTTAGATTTGGTTGAATGGCAGCTATTGGTTGCTGCTGGTGAGTCATTACCGAAAACCCAAGATCAGCTGGTTATTAATGGTCATGCTATTGAAGCACGAATCTGTGCTGAAAACCCTGACAATGATTTCCTGCCAGCGACGGGGACGTTGTTTACTTATCAAAAGCCTGAACACAGTACCTTTAACATTGCTGATATACGTCTTGATGACGGTGTCCGCGAAGGCGATGTCATTAGCCCCTTTTATGATTCGATGATTGCCAAACTAATTGTTCATGCACCAACTCGTGAGCAAGCGTTAGCCAAACTTGATCGCGCACTGGCACAAACGCGCATCGTTGGACTGCCGAACAACGTAGCATTCTTACGTTATATTATTAATACCGATTCATTTAGCAATGCCAATCTAGATACGGCATTGATTGAGCGGGAGCGGGCTGACCTTTTTGACCAACAGCCTCTTGAGCTATCAACACTCATTAGCACTGCCATTGTTCAGCAGCTTGCCACTGAGTCGGCCGATACGGATGCCAATTCTTTTGACCCTTTTGGCCAGACCTCAGGGTTTCGCGCTTATACCGATTATACGCGGCAGTTTAGTTTGGTTTATGATGAGCAGCCTTATTTAGCTCATATTAGTGATTGGTACAATGGTGCTACATGCTCAGATAGTGGTCTTGACAAGTCTAACGATAAAGCCAGTCGCTTTGATATGGTCATTGAGCATGATACGACTAATAATGATGGTAAAGATACAGACCAAGTTAACGACAAAAATAATACTGCCAGTCCAACCCATAATTTATATAAGGGCCATGTCAGCTACACAAGCAGCGATGCACACAACCATGTTTTATGGTTAGACGGTACACGTATTAGCGCCCAAAGTTGGCTACATAATGAAACTGTATATGTCTTTACTGATGCTGGGCGTGATCAGATTACTTTAATTGATATTATGGCTCATGTTGGTGAGGATAATGCGGCGGTTGGTAGTCTAAAATCGCCTATGCCAGGACAAGTTATTGCCTTTAAGGTAGCCGTAGGTGATACCGTCAAGCAAGGCGAGCCGTTAGCTGTGATTGAAGCCATGAAAATTGAGCATACTATCATCGCGCCTACGGATGGTGTAGTCGCAGAGCTGCTATTTAAAGCCGGCGATTTGGTTGCCGATGGTGATGAGTTATTGCGAATTGATGCTACCGAAGAAGGATAA
- a CDS encoding FAD-dependent oxidoreductase has product MSVENMSTSPMSSPQKDIVIIGAGLAGWHVIDAIRSKDKDIPITLITTDNGDRYHKPMLTMAISQNKRAADLVRATGIEAAKAANITLLTHTQVIDIDSDSQQLHLAATGAADTHTTNPTSIHYEKLVLAVGAHPIFPKSLPEDLVWHVNHIERFGQLQEKLATGSQRVAIVGAGMVGTEIAEDLLKAGHKVTLIDLNNAPLSQMLPPQATARITTAIESQGIQFLGGCQVSGITRDSDGQLHISYGPLDTGSEDLSIQQFTPLVVDHVIASTGLLVDDKLPTAAGIEFDRRTGIVVDALTLRTHAANIYAIGDCMSINGVACRYVAPLRAQAATIADDILGHEHGGYDHKPPMIRLKNKAISVMVTGVPKATGNWQVKSDSADELVMELLDDHEAVSATVTIKAPIIAKA; this is encoded by the coding sequence ATGAGTGTAGAAAATATGTCCACGTCGCCTATGTCATCACCTCAGAAAGATATTGTGATCATCGGTGCAGGTTTAGCGGGCTGGCATGTCATTGATGCGATTCGTAGCAAAGATAAAGATATTCCCATCACCTTAATCACTACCGATAATGGTGATCGTTATCATAAACCTATGCTGACCATGGCTATCAGCCAGAATAAACGCGCTGCTGACCTAGTGCGTGCAACTGGTATTGAGGCCGCGAAAGCCGCGAATATAACATTACTCACCCATACTCAGGTTATTGATATTGATTCTGACAGCCAGCAATTACATCTTGCGGCAACGGGAGCAGCGGATACCCATACTACTAATCCAACATCTATCCATTATGAAAAATTAGTACTGGCAGTGGGTGCTCATCCTATCTTTCCAAAAAGTCTACCTGAAGATTTGGTCTGGCATGTCAACCATATTGAGCGCTTTGGACAGTTGCAAGAAAAACTGGCCACAGGCAGTCAACGGGTGGCTATTGTTGGTGCCGGTATGGTGGGTACTGAAATTGCAGAAGATTTGCTAAAAGCCGGTCATAAAGTCACTCTAATTGATTTGAATAACGCGCCACTATCGCAAATGCTACCACCGCAAGCGACTGCCCGCATTACAACAGCGATTGAATCACAAGGTATTCAGTTTTTGGGTGGCTGTCAGGTATCAGGCATCACTCGTGATAGCGATGGTCAGTTACATATCAGTTATGGGCCTTTAGATACAGGGTCAGAAGATCTCAGTATTCAACAATTCACCCCGCTGGTAGTCGATCATGTGATTGCTAGTACCGGGCTATTGGTCGATGATAAATTACCTACCGCTGCTGGTATTGAGTTCGATCGTCGTACTGGTATCGTGGTTGATGCGCTCACATTGCGTACTCATGCGGCAAATATTTATGCCATTGGCGATTGCATGTCTATTAATGGCGTGGCGTGTCGTTATGTGGCACCGCTACGGGCGCAGGCAGCAACGATTGCTGATGATATTTTAGGGCATGAGCATGGTGGTTATGATCATAAGCCACCAATGATACGTTTGAAAAATAAAGCTATTTCGGTGATGGTGACTGGCGTACCGAAGGCTACTGGCAATTGGCAAGTAAAAAGCGACAGTGCTGACGAGTTAGTCATGGAACTGCTCGACGATCATGAGGCAGTAAGCGCTACGGTAACCATAAAAGCACCTATCATAGCTAAGGCGTAG
- a CDS encoding AMP-binding protein, producing the protein MTNPSYFDTILNNVPSINMGARSANAPLTQSYDKGPDVPLIEATIGDFFDAIVDKYPEREALVSRHQNIRWTYRELQQHVNQLASSMIEMGLEIGDRIGIWSHNNAEWLLMQLATAKVGVILVNINPAYRTFELQYALNKLGCSALVLMRHFKTSDYAQMIRELCPEIYHKSYQQLDLIEIPTIERIVWIDEPDSDEDFSYMQKFSLWMAEGDANDPRVAERQAQLKNTDAINVQFTSGTTGTPKGATLTHRNILNNGYFIGEAMNLTEEDRLCIPVPLYHCFGMVLGNLAVLTHGGCILYPNDGFDALTVLQTVEEEKCTALHGVPTMFIAMLDHPEFDTFDLSTLRTGIMAGSSCPIEVMRRVIDKMHMSEVTIAYGMTETSPVSCQTNEHTPLDKQVSTVGLVQPALEVKVIDSETGDIVPIGETGELLTRGYSVMQGYWGSRFKSREAIQDGWMHTGDLATIDEDGYVKIVGRSKDMVIRGGENIYPVEIENYLYRHPNIRDVQVVGIPDERYGEVLAAWIIPKQEGSLTEEEVRLFCSEHIAHYKVPTYYRFVTEYPMTITGKIQKFKIVEHMKEELGLK; encoded by the coding sequence ATGACTAATCCCTCCTATTTTGATACCATTCTTAATAATGTCCCTAGCATAAATATGGGCGCGCGCTCTGCCAATGCTCCTCTCACCCAAAGCTACGATAAAGGCCCTGATGTGCCACTCATTGAGGCCACTATCGGTGACTTTTTTGATGCTATCGTAGATAAATACCCTGAGCGTGAAGCGTTGGTGTCACGCCATCAAAATATTCGTTGGACGTATCGTGAGCTACAACAGCATGTTAATCAGTTGGCCAGTAGCATGATTGAGATGGGACTTGAGATTGGTGATCGCATCGGTATTTGGTCGCACAATAATGCCGAATGGTTACTCATGCAGCTAGCGACCGCAAAAGTCGGGGTGATCTTAGTTAATATTAATCCAGCCTATCGTACCTTTGAATTGCAGTACGCTCTTAACAAGTTAGGGTGCTCGGCGCTGGTATTAATGCGTCATTTTAAAACCAGCGACTACGCTCAGATGATCCGCGAGTTATGCCCTGAGATTTATCATAAGAGCTATCAACAGCTGGACTTGATCGAGATACCGACCATTGAACGTATCGTTTGGATTGATGAGCCTGATAGCGATGAAGATTTTAGCTACATGCAGAAATTCTCGTTATGGATGGCTGAGGGCGATGCCAATGATCCGCGGGTAGCTGAACGACAAGCTCAGCTCAAAAACACCGATGCTATTAATGTACAGTTTACCAGCGGCACCACTGGCACCCCAAAGGGCGCAACCCTAACCCACCGTAACATTCTAAATAACGGTTATTTTATCGGTGAGGCCATGAACCTAACCGAAGAGGACAGATTGTGTATTCCTGTACCGTTATATCACTGCTTTGGTATGGTGCTCGGTAACTTAGCAGTCTTAACTCACGGCGGTTGTATTCTTTATCCCAACGATGGCTTCGATGCGTTGACGGTATTACAAACGGTTGAAGAAGAGAAATGTACCGCTTTGCATGGCGTGCCGACCATGTTTATCGCTATGCTCGACCATCCTGAGTTTGACACCTTTGATTTGTCCACTTTGCGTACCGGTATTATGGCCGGCTCTAGCTGTCCGATTGAAGTAATGCGCCGGGTCATTGATAAGATGCATATGAGCGAAGTCACTATTGCTTATGGCATGACTGAGACCAGTCCGGTGTCTTGCCAAACAAATGAGCACACGCCGCTTGATAAGCAGGTTTCTACCGTCGGACTGGTACAGCCCGCACTTGAAGTAAAGGTTATCGATAGCGAAACGGGTGATATTGTGCCGATAGGGGAAACCGGTGAGTTATTAACGCGCGGCTATTCGGTAATGCAAGGTTATTGGGGCAGTCGCTTTAAATCGCGTGAGGCTATTCAAGATGGTTGGATGCATACCGGTGATTTGGCCACTATCGATGAAGACGGTTATGTCAAAATCGTTGGTCGTAGTAAGGATATGGTCATTCGTGGTGGGGAGAATATCTATCCGGTAGAAATTGAAAATTATCTCTACCGCCATCCTAATATCCGTGACGTACAAGTGGTTGGTATACCCGATGAGCGTTATGGTGAGGTGTTGGCAGCATGGATTATTCCCAAGCAGGAAGGTAGCTTGACCGAAGAAGAGGTGCGGCTATTCTGTAGTGAGCATATCGCCCATTATAAAGTACCCACCTACTATCGCTTCGTTACTGAATATCCAATGACCATTACTGGTAAAATCCAGAAGTTTAAAATCGTTGAGCATATGAAAGAAGAGCTGGGCTTAAAATAG